The genomic region TTGAGCACTTTGGGGAGGCTACCAGAAGAGCACGAGAAGCTGGGTTTGATATGGTAGAGTTCCATGCAGGAATAGGCTACTTCATCAACCGCTTCCTGTCGTCTTATTCAAACAAACGGACCGATGAATACGGGGGAGACATTCAAAAAAGGTTGCGTTTCTTTCTGGAAATCATCGATCTTGCCAAGAAGAAGGCAGGCAACGATTACACCTGCATATGCCGCATCTCAGCTGATGAGTTCATGGACGGGGGTAATACCATTGAGGATACCAGGCAGATAGTGCCTGTGCTGGAGAAGGCAGGCATTGCCGCTTTTAATGTGCAGATGGGGTGGCATGAAAGCACGAAACCGATGATCCAACAGTGGGTGCCGGCCGGGGCTTTCGTCTACGCGGCGGAAGAAGTCAAGAAGCTGACCAGTCTACCGGTAGTTGCCGCCTACAGGATTGACGACCCAGTTCTAGCTGAGGAGATCGTAGCAAAGGGGAGAGCCGATCTTGTGGGCATGGGGAGAGCTCTGCTCGCCGATCCCGAATTGCCCAATAAAGCCAGAGAGGGGCGTTTTGAGGATATCCGCCGTTGCCTGGCTTGTTGCCGGTGCATCGAGACCGTCATGGCAGGTAGCCCCGTGGTTTGCAGCGTGAATGCAGGGCTGGGAGTAGTAGAGACACCAAAGCCTACCCCGGAGAGCAAGAGAGTTGTTGTCATCGGAAGCGGGCCTGCCGGAATGGAGGCGGCCAGGGTGGCAGCGATGCGAGGTCATAAAGTAATCCTCTGCGAGAAGGATCAAAGACTGGGCGGCCTTATGATATTGGGAGCCGTCTTGAACGATAAGCTTGAAAACCTGGTCAAGTGGATGAGCAAACAGGTGAAGATTCTGCCTATCGATATTAAGCTTGGAACTGAGGTAACCCCGGCCCTGCTGGAAAGCATGAAGCCGGATGTGCTGATTGTAGCTCCCGGCGGTGAGGCCGTCACCTTGGAAGTGCCTGGCATCCGGGGCAAGAATGTGATTGCCGGTTATGATATCAAGAATCTGTTAAACGGAATCTCGCCTGGAAAAGGTATCCTGTGGGGGCTTAGCGCTGTTGTTGCCAAACGCGCCGGCGGCCACCCTTCGCTGATGAGGATGTTCATGGGCATGCCCTTTCCGATCGGAAAAAGGGTAACCATTATCGGCGGGCAATTTGCAGGTTGTGAGCTTGCTCTCACCCTGATGGAAAAGGGCAAGAAAGTCACCATTCTGGAAGAATCCAAACGTCTGGGTTCAGATATCGGGTCAGCCTCAAGATGGGTAGAACTGGACATGCTGAAAAAGGGCGGGGTCAAAATGGAAACCCTGGTCAAGGTGAAGGAGATTACAGATAAAGGGGTCAGGGTGATTCGTGCAGGGGGTGGCGAGGAGTTCTTCGAATCGGATACTGTGATATTGGCACTGGGGCTCAGGAAAAACTCTACTCTGGTCAACGGGCAAGAGGGAAAACTCCCTGCTGTTTATTTGATCGGTGATGCCACAGGGGACAATGCGGTTAAGAGAATCAGCGGGGCCATCGCTTCGGGATTTGAAATCGGCAACACTATTTAGTGGGGGAACGTTTCAACGTGCCCCTAAATGAGGAGGGAATCATGAACTACGAGACAGTCCTCCTTCAGAAGGAAGACAAGGTAGCAACAATTATCCTGAACCGACCTGAAAAACTGAACACGATGAGCCCCGAACTGATGTCTGATTTGACGAAGGCAATCGGCGAGGTGGAAAGGGATGATGAAGTCAGGGCGGTCATCGTCACCGGAGCGGGCAGGGCCTTTTGCGCCGGAGGAGATGTGCACAAACTCCTTGCGCCTTCCAGAGATCCGTTAAAGATTATGGGGCTTGCCCATGATGGGGCCAAGATGGTCTCCGCCATGCGGAACCTTCCCAAGCCGCTGATCGCGGCAGTCAACGGCCCCGCCATAGGGGGAGGTTTCAATATTGCCCTTGCCTGCGACATCATCATCGCGGCTGAAAACGCCAGCTTCTGCTCTGCCTTTGTCTTGTTGGGATTGCACCCCGACACCGGAGGAATATATTTCCTGACCCGGCTGGTTGGCACTGCCCGAGCCTGCGAATTGATCTTCACAGGGAAGACCATAGGTGCTGCGGAAGCGGAGAGAATCGGTTTAGTGAACCACGTGGTTCCTGCAGATAAGTTGGAGACGACAGTCAGAGAACTGGCAACCCGATTGGCCAACGGCCCGTCAATGGCAATCGGTCTGGCCAAGGCTTCCATCTATCAATCATTGACCATGGATATGGCCTCAGTGCTGGAACTTGAGGCCAGGTCTGTCGGTATGACACTTGCCACTGAAGATGCCAATGCCGCAATAGACGCATTCCTGGAGAAAAGGAAGGTTGTGTTCAAAGGAAAATGAAAATCGTAGCAGTATTAGGGAGTCCGAGGAATGGCGGCAGCAGCGACACACTGGCTGAAGCATTTCTCAGGGAGGCGGAGCAACTCGGAGCGCAGATCGAACGATTCCGGCTGAGCAAGCTGAATTACAGGGGATGTCTGGGATGCGGCCGCTGCAAGACCGATAGCCAAGAATGCATCCAGAGGGATGACTTGACCCCCGTCCTGCAGGCCGTCCGCCAATGTGACGCTCTCCTTGTTGCATCGCCGGTCTATTTTCTGGATGTATCTTCACAGACGAAGGGGTTTATCGACAGGTGCTATTCTTTCTGTGAGCCTCACATTGTCGGCAGTCCCTCCCGGAGCAAACTGCCAAAAGGAAAATCCATTGTATTTGTAGTTACCCAAGGAGCCGACGCGGAATCTTTCGCCGATCTCCCCCAGCGATACCGATTCGTCTTCGATATGATCGGCTTTGCCCCCGTACACGTGATCCGTGGCTGCGGGCTCGGGTTCAAGAAGGATGCCGTTGCCAGGCGCGAAGACTTACTGAAAGAGTCCCGGGAAACGGCTCGCAAGGTCATTCAAAACATGAAACCACTGGAAAAGTGAAACTGCACCTTATCGGTGACGCTGCTGGAGCACGGAGGATTTCTGATGCTATTCGCGAGGGCTGGGAAGTCGGCTGCTGGATATAACCAGATAGTTTTCTCCGGGGCAACAACGTTGCCCCGGAGAAGCTTTTCTTAATTATAGTCTAGTCTTTCTCGTATCTGGCTCTGCCCATTCTCCATGCCTTCGGGGCCTTCTTGTCCCGGAAGTACATGGCTTCCTTGAGTCCCATATCTCTTCTGTATTTGAGGAAGTTGAACTCGTTATCGGCATAGGAGAGGTTGGTGAACCAGCCGTGGCCGGTCCAGGACTGGACGAAACTCAGGCCGTAGCCGCGGTTTTCCAAACCCTGTTCAATCAGGCCATGGCCCATGCAAATGCCGTCCATCGGCAGCAGGTTGATTGCCTGAACATATTCGTCGGTTGTCTTGCGCAGATCTTTCTCATCCACAACCTCTGTGCAAAGGCCGTTGCGGGACATGTCCTCAGCTACCATCGGCTTGGCGGTGAGGATACATTCCTTCGCCTTCTTGACGCCCAGATTCTCGATGAGGATATTGGTGTTGCCGAAAGGTCCAAGATACCGATAAGCCGGATGGGTGAAAAGGGTCCCTTTCGCGGCAATGACGATATCGGCGACCAAGGCATTGGTAAAATGCTGGCCGTAGCACAATCCCCTGACCTCGAAGATGCTGGTCTTCATTCCGCGGTGAATGGCCTGCTCAATACCCCTGTTTCCGAAAACCACATCCCTATCCGGAATCATGCGCGACATCTGGGTGGGGCGCTTCTGTGTTTCTTTCGTTTTGCCATCGCCGTATCCGATGTATCCGCCCAACTCATTGGCGTCATTGCCGCCGCCGAAATCGGTCCCCGGGTCGCATGCCAACACATAACTCTTAACTTGATCGTTCTTGTTGACGTTCTCGTAGATGAACTCGGTCAGCCAGCGCCAGAAGGCGATGGGCATGGAGTTCTTCTTGTCCGCATATTTCTCGACGATCCTGACCGACTTGACCTCGGGCTGCCACTGGACATCTACCATGTCCTCGTAGAGGATGCTGTCCACATTGTTCGTGTGGTGTTTGAAGAGTATTTTCCTTTCTTCTGCCATTAGATTCCTCCCTTTTTATTTTTACGGCAAAACTTTCTGCTAACGCCACTCTTTTGGCGATATGCATTCCTTTACTTTTCTTTTTTCAGTCCGGCAGCTGCCTCGGTGGGTTTTCCGGCCAGAGACACTGAGTAGCAAGCCATCGATGTCTCATAGGCGATTCCCTCTTTCAGTCCCTGCGTCCACCCTGCGTTGATCGCTTTCTTGGCCGCCTGTATCGTAGCCGGGTGTTTCTTGGCGATTTCCTGAGCCAGCTTCTTGACCTCCGGCATCAATTGTTCCCTGGGATATACATGATTAACCAGCCCGATTCGCAATGCTTCCCTGGCATCAATCCTGCGAGCGGTGTAGGTGAGCTCTTTGGTGTATCCCGGACCGATAATTTTCGGCAGACGCTGGGTACCTCCGATATCGGGAATCGTGCCGATATTGACTTCAGGCAAAGAGAAGAGAGAATTTTCTGCCGCAATCCTTATATCGCAGCACAGAGCTAATTCCAATCCTCCGGCAAAGCAATACCCGTGTATTGCCGCGATCACAGGCACGACGAGATCTTCATAAAGGGTGAATATCCTGCCCATGTTGGTAAGTCTATCGGCAGCGTTGCGATGAACCCGACCTGCTGTCGGCAGTCCACCTTCTGCCACAAATGCTTTTACGTCCAAACCGGGGCTGAAGGCTTTATCCCCAGCTCCAGTGAGTATAACTACGCTTATTGCGGGGTTATTGGTTATATCCAGAGCGGCCTTCTCAAGCCCTGCAAAAACATCGGAGTCAAGGGCATTTATAGCGTCGGGACGATTCAGAGTGACGGTGGCAATCGCTCCCTCGACTTCTAAAAGCACTTTGTTATCCATGTATCCTCCTCGTTTGGCTCACTCACATTGCCACATTCACATCAGCTGCCTGAGATACACCTCGGATAGCAATGTCGGTGAAAATGTCGGCAATCTCATCCGGGCCGCGCTGGCCTTCGGGATGATACCACGCCGCCACCGAATTCGTCGTGGCTACCAGTATCATAGTAACGATATGGGTATCGCAAGGGCGAAAAACACCCTCCTGTACCCCTTGATCCAGAATCAGCCGGAATCTCTCGATATATGCCCTCTGCAATTGTCTTAACTCGTCTTGCTGTTCACGTTCAAGATTGCGCAACTCAAACCCCAGGCCAGCTTCATCACGTCGTTCCAGAAAGAAAATCATGTGATTATTGAGGAATCTGCGCATCTTGTCCATAAGGGTCACTTCATTTTTCAGAGCGGAATCGGAGGTTTCTATCAGATCAAGAACGGCCTTTTTCATGATGGCGTAGAGTATCTCGCCTTTGCTTCGGTAGTAATAGTACAGCGCAGCCTGCTCCACCCCGACCGAAGCCGCCAGATCTCGCATACTTGTACCGTGGTAACCTTTGGTGAAAAACAACCGCGCGGCAGCCCGATAGATTTCCTCTTGCCTGGTCAGTTCCTTTTCCATCTATTGCTCGTCCTGCAAGCGAATCCTCTATTGGCACACTTTCAGTTCCGGTGCAATTCTCGGTGCATCAGATGCAGTGGGGAAGTGATTTATTGAACACTCATTAAATTGCAACCACTAGATTACACCATATTTCCTGAGCGGTGTCAATGGATTATTTAGATCGTTGACTTGCAATTTGAACCCATGATAAAATCTACGCAATTCAATATTATCTGCTCTTCGAGCCGTACACCTAAACCACGCTGGCATGGGGTCACGGCCGGAGAATTCTCGCCAGAGCACGAGCGAGGATTCCAAGGGTAACTTGCGGAAACGGAGATGCCTCCCAGATTCGGAAAGGAGAGAAGTGAACTTCAACCACAAGTCAGTTTGTGGAGTGGGTGGTGTGGCCTTGGTAACAATCTCTTTCCCCGTTTCCTTTTTTCTTGATTGGCTGTTTTCACTAGTTAAAGTACAGAGCTCCATCGAATTCCGTAGGCTACTCCTCTATTTCAGAACGGAGGTGTTATGAGAGACTTCCTGTTTCCGACTATCGAGCTAACACGACGTGACTTTCTCAAGGTGGCCGGTGGAGCGGCTGCACTTCTGGGGCTCAGCCAGGCACTCACTCCCCAGATGGCAAAAGCACTGGAAGAATCTATCGGCAAGCCGGCCGTCATATGGCTGGAAGGACAGGATTGTACCGGATGCTCGGAGTCCTTTGTCAACAGCCTCGAACCTGTAACCACATCCATACTATTGAACAGTATCTCCTTGCGCTACCATGAAACGTTGATGGCGGCATCGGGATATCATGCGGAAGGAGCCCGGCAGGAGACCATCAAGCAAGAGAAAGGCAAATATATTCTGGTGATCGAAGGGTCGATCCCGCTAGCTGAGGACGGCAAATATTGTGTCATTGCGGGAGCACCCTTCAAGGAAATCGTCCGGGAAACAGCAGCCGATGCAGCGGCGATTATCTGTGTCGGATCTTGTGCCACATACGGGGGCATTCCGCGATCCGGCCCAACCGATGCCGTTGGGTACTTATTCCGGGGTACCCAGAAGCATCACGAATATGATGATGTCACCGGCAACAAACCGGTAGTGAATTTGCCCACCTGCCCG from Dehalococcoidia bacterium harbors:
- a CDS encoding NAD(P)/FAD-dependent oxidoreductase — protein: MRKLSRLFEPIMVGNVELKNRLVMLGMSTGLADNYRVGDRLTGFVRRSASGGVGLITLGCCYPSDFDSTQPLYTATPMGVGLWSDEFIPGLRTLTQAAHDNGAKISCQMLLNYEWRLSKDAPLEAVGPSEGPGGPGVRHVRELTIPEIHQIVEHFGEATRRAREAGFDMVEFHAGIGYFINRFLSSYSNKRTDEYGGDIQKRLRFFLEIIDLAKKKAGNDYTCICRISADEFMDGGNTIEDTRQIVPVLEKAGIAAFNVQMGWHESTKPMIQQWVPAGAFVYAAEEVKKLTSLPVVAAYRIDDPVLAEEIVAKGRADLVGMGRALLADPELPNKAREGRFEDIRRCLACCRCIETVMAGSPVVCSVNAGLGVVETPKPTPESKRVVVIGSGPAGMEAARVAAMRGHKVILCEKDQRLGGLMILGAVLNDKLENLVKWMSKQVKILPIDIKLGTEVTPALLESMKPDVLIVAPGGEAVTLEVPGIRGKNVIAGYDIKNLLNGISPGKGILWGLSAVVAKRAGGHPSLMRMFMGMPFPIGKRVTIIGGQFAGCELALTLMEKGKKVTILEESKRLGSDIGSASRWVELDMLKKGGVKMETLVKVKEITDKGVRVIRAGGGEEFFESDTVILALGLRKNSTLVNGQEGKLPAVYLIGDATGDNAVKRISGAIASGFEIGNTI
- a CDS encoding enoyl-CoA hydratase/isomerase family protein — its product is MNYETVLLQKEDKVATIILNRPEKLNTMSPELMSDLTKAIGEVERDDEVRAVIVTGAGRAFCAGGDVHKLLAPSRDPLKIMGLAHDGAKMVSAMRNLPKPLIAAVNGPAIGGGFNIALACDIIIAAENASFCSAFVLLGLHPDTGGIYFLTRLVGTARACELIFTGKTIGAAEAERIGLVNHVVPADKLETTVRELATRLANGPSMAIGLAKASIYQSLTMDMASVLELEARSVGMTLATEDANAAIDAFLEKRKVVFKGK
- a CDS encoding flavodoxin family protein — encoded protein: MKIVAVLGSPRNGGSSDTLAEAFLREAEQLGAQIERFRLSKLNYRGCLGCGRCKTDSQECIQRDDLTPVLQAVRQCDALLVASPVYFLDVSSQTKGFIDRCYSFCEPHIVGSPSRSKLPKGKSIVFVVTQGADAESFADLPQRYRFVFDMIGFAPVHVIRGCGLGFKKDAVARREDLLKESRETARKVIQNMKPLEK
- a CDS encoding enoyl-CoA hydratase/isomerase family protein; translation: MAEERKILFKHHTNNVDSILYEDMVDVQWQPEVKSVRIVEKYADKKNSMPIAFWRWLTEFIYENVNKNDQVKSYVLACDPGTDFGGGNDANELGGYIGYGDGKTKETQKRPTQMSRMIPDRDVVFGNRGIEQAIHRGMKTSIFEVRGLCYGQHFTNALVADIVIAAKGTLFTHPAYRYLGPFGNTNILIENLGVKKAKECILTAKPMVAEDMSRNGLCTEVVDEKDLRKTTDEYVQAINLLPMDGICMGHGLIEQGLENRGYGLSFVQSWTGHGWFTNLSYADNEFNFLKYRRDMGLKEAMYFRDKKAPKAWRMGRARYEKD
- a CDS encoding enoyl-CoA hydratase/isomerase family protein, which codes for MDNKVLLEVEGAIATVTLNRPDAINALDSDVFAGLEKAALDITNNPAISVVILTGAGDKAFSPGLDVKAFVAEGGLPTAGRVHRNAADRLTNMGRIFTLYEDLVVPVIAAIHGYCFAGGLELALCCDIRIAAENSLFSLPEVNIGTIPDIGGTQRLPKIIGPGYTKELTYTARRIDAREALRIGLVNHVYPREQLMPEVKKLAQEIAKKHPATIQAAKKAINAGWTQGLKEGIAYETSMACYSVSLAGKPTEAAAGLKKEK
- a CDS encoding TetR/AcrR family transcriptional regulator, with the translated sequence MEKELTRQEEIYRAAARLFFTKGYHGTSMRDLAASVGVEQAALYYYYRSKGEILYAIMKKAVLDLIETSDSALKNEVTLMDKMRRFLNNHMIFFLERRDEAGLGFELRNLEREQQDELRQLQRAYIERFRLILDQGVQEGVFRPCDTHIVTMILVATTNSVAAWYHPEGQRGPDEIADIFTDIAIRGVSQAADVNVAM
- a CDS encoding hydrogenase small subunit, producing MRDFLFPTIELTRRDFLKVAGGAAALLGLSQALTPQMAKALEESIGKPAVIWLEGQDCTGCSESFVNSLEPVTTSILLNSISLRYHETLMAASGYHAEGARQETIKQEKGKYILVIEGSIPLAEDGKYCVIAGAPFKEIVRETAADAAAIICVGSCATYGGIPRSGPTDAVGYLFRGTQKHHEYDDVTGNKPVVNLPTCPVHPERLVATIVHYLTFGTIPPLDHFLRPKAFYGFNQHDNCERRGQFEAGRFVTDWGDPSQQGYCLYMKGCRGPVANQDCWKRRWNQRTNYCIKANTPCVACSEPEFFEWFSPVYERQYDISVPGIGRVDIDKVAASVAGATAAGIGVHMLASHIKGKRDDSSADTEPKTEAKES